DNA from Daucus carota subsp. sativus chromosome 1, DH1 v3.0, whole genome shotgun sequence:
TCCTCCTCATTTCATCACCACTCTAAACTCATCTCTTCTTCTTCCCCAATTCAAACCAAATCAATATCTTAATCATGGGCTCATCTACTAGTATGATATTTTCTGTTAAGGCGCTGTTGATTTCAACTGGCGTTGTGTCTATAGCCTTGTTTTTAAAACTATCTCTTCCGGTTCTTATAGATGAAATCCCTGTCGTTTGGTCCTCGATTCTCTCGTGGCTTCAGCCTCCTTATTTGTACTTTGTTCTTAACGCTATTATCATCATCATTGCCGCTTCATCGAAGTTTCACACAAAGATCGATGACTCCGATCATCAACACCAGAATCAAATTAAAGTGCCGTTACCGTCTCCGGTCCCTATGGATCTGCCGGCTGTTTATGCTCAAAATGAGGTCTATCACAAAATCGAAGCTGATGATGATATTTATCGCAAAATTGAGGAACCGGAGGAGGCGTATCGGAAGATTGAGGATCCTGTGGAGGAATTGAAGCCGGTGGTGGAGATTAAACCGGAAGCTGTGGCGGAGAAGGGCGAGGATAATGAGTTTGTGATATCGAGGTCCACGTGGACGCCGCCGCGGAAGGTGGAGAATGAGGAGTTTCGAATTCCGGCGAAGGAGAAACCTCTGGTTTTGTCCAGGTTTAGCAACCGGAAGCCTGCAAAAGCTAGTCCTGAAGGTATGAACACAgattttcaattaattaaacTTGCATCAATTACTTTTTTCATGTTATTTTCATATCGGAGATTCTTTCATAAATCGAAAATATCTAGAAGACTGAtaatcagtgttctaaaagtttttaaattattaattaattttaacaaaaatattattaaaaaagtttgatttattagTAAAAAGTTAATCAATCTTCTGAAAACTCTGAATTAGTGGACCGGTTAGTTCTGATTCCCAATTTATACGCTTACAttattgtataaataaaaatggtTGAGCTAACggctatattttaaatagaattatattataataattgaagGGGAAGATGATATGGTTGTATTGGGAAATGTGCACAGGTGGAAAGAGGGCGCTGAGGGTGGCGAAGCCGAAGCGGCAAGAGACGTTGGAGAGCACCTGGAAAGCCATAACGGACGGGCGTCACGTGCCACTCACGAGGCACCTCAAGAAGTCCGATACATTTGAGAATCACAACAGCCACGTGGCAGCCGATTCGCCCACGTGTTCTCCGCGGCGCGTGATCAAATCGGAGACGTTTAGAGATCGGACGAATTACGATTCGCCGTCGCCGGTGTCGGGAGGGAAGCTGAGGAAGGAAGCGTCGCCGAGTCAGGACGAGTTGAACCGGCGAGTGGAAGCGTTTATCAACAAGTTTAACCAGGAAATGAGGCTGCAGAGACAGGAGTCTCTCAACCAGTACATGGAGATGGTTAATCGAGGGTCAcattagaaattttattttaatttttaaaattcacatTTCGTATTGAATTATAACTTTAAATGTTGCTATTATGTATACTCGCATattggtttttgttttttggACCTGGTTGTGGTCTTTGAAAGAAGGCTCTCAAGAGGGAGTTGcaaagtttgaattttttggTTTGATTATTGGTTTATGAAAAGTTGTGGTTATAGAATAGGAAGGAGGATATGATGGGGTTTGTGAAACTAGAGCCACCCCACTTgaatttatttgtataaatCTGAAAAGTGGTCCTCAAGGAAgaccattttttttgtttatggaATAATGGTTGCAAAATGGACCAAAGAGTTGTGGAAGCATGTGGGGAAATGGATGAGATGGTGATTTATACAGTTTCCTAGTACATACATTAACAGAAGCTTTTGGCCTCTCAAAAAAATTGGGTCCATCAAGTAGAGCATTTGTCACATCAAGCAAAGCTAAAAATGTCAGCTAGCTCACCGTCCACAGACACTTTCGGATTTACCCGCAACAAAACCAgactttggttcctcttgattTAGTAAGAGGTACTCGTACTCTGTTGTATTAATCGATCTACACAAATTAACTCAACAGTAGTTAAACTTCTAGTCCCTATGTATTAAACTATAGTTGGATTCCGTTAATGTATAATCGATCAAAATTTACGTATAGCTCAACAGAACACAGTGGGTACCAACTATGTGTAACAACTAACAAGTCATAACAAGTTAACAACTGCCACTGATAAGTACGTATATGTAATATGCTTCGCTATTTGAAATATCTACAGTATTAGCCAACACCAGTCTCCTTGGGTTTGGTTCTTGCTGTAAACTGGTTCTGTGCTGTTGCACCTTTTAGAGCCAACATACCGCCAAAACACTGGCTTCCAGTTCATTTTAGCATTACTGTTTCTCCCACACTACATTAATTCATTCAGTTCACATGATGTACCAAATACCAAACCGAGACTGTTAACTGCAATTGGTCGAATCACATGCATGAATATACATATCATCTACCTAGCAAGGTGCACATAATATTTGTCCTGTGCAGTTGGAGAAAAAGATGCAGATTATAAGTTCAATATTATTAAAAGGTCTTATTCTAGATTACTAATCCCAGGCCATAAACTGCAGCATGTTGAGAACAAGGGAAATATACTAAGTATAACAACTTCATAGGTTGAGAGCTGTGCCTCCCTACCTTTTGATTGATACAAGGTGAGCTTCCAAAAGCAAAATGACATGTCTCCGGCTCTGCCACCAAGTCCAGTTGCATTGATATCAGTTTCTTCTTTCTTCATTGAGATCGACAACTTATCACCGGGAACAGAAAATCATAGTCTTGTAACCTTCAAGTCCAACTTCTATCAGTCATTATGTACACATTTACTACAGCATGTTTGGTACGGAAATTTATTCCAGGTGAGACATCTTCACTGTAACAAGATCGACTAGGTCCATATATACTCTTTAAACTAATAGTTGCTAAAATAGTCGGAGGGTGATCTTTATCAACAAGGGAATTACCAGTTGCACTAGAGGAACCTCCCAGTAGCATTTTGGAGCAACCTCATCATGCTACCAGAATTTGAAAAAGGTGACAAATCTTCCTCTCCTTCTGGTTGTACATTCAGATCAATTTGCCTTTTAAATGGGGACTCAAAATATTTCATCTTATATGAGTCATGTCCAGAACCATCATTGGTCACTGCATCATGGCTCGAACTACAGTTTCCGTTGTCACTACAGCGCAGGATGTCCTCAGGCTGCTGCAGCTTTTGGCGTTTATCCTCTGTTTGCTTCATCTCGTGCTTTGACATAATAGTTTGAAAAC
Protein-coding regions in this window:
- the LOC108204321 gene encoding uncharacterized protein LOC108204321, which produces MGSSTSMIFSVKALLISTGVVSIALFLKLSLPVLIDEIPVVWSSILSWLQPPYLYFVLNAIIIIIAASSKFHTKIDDSDHQHQNQIKVPLPSPVPMDLPAVYAQNEVYHKIEADDDIYRKIEEPEEAYRKIEDPVEELKPVVEIKPEAVAEKGEDNEFVISRSTWTPPRKVENEEFRIPAKEKPLVLSRFSNRKPAKASPEGGKRALRVAKPKRQETLESTWKAITDGRHVPLTRHLKKSDTFENHNSHVAADSPTCSPRRVIKSETFRDRTNYDSPSPVSGGKLRKEASPSQDELNRRVEAFINKFNQEMRLQRQESLNQYMEMVNRGSH